Proteins from one Embleya scabrispora genomic window:
- a CDS encoding isochorismatase family protein: protein MALPKIAPYPMPTSADLPTNRVDWTVDPTRAALLVHDLQNYFLSAFTPNASPITELLANVARLKDDCDRLGVPVVYSAQPGGQTAEQRGLQQDFWGPGLPDDLHAAAVAAPVAPGPADTVLTKWKYSAFVRTELRRWMRDLQRDQLIIVGVYAHIGVTTTACDAWMQDIQTFVVADAVADFTSDNHRMALSWAAANCAVVTDTESLFAGK, encoded by the coding sequence ATGGCCCTGCCCAAGATCGCCCCCTACCCCATGCCGACCTCGGCCGACCTGCCGACGAATCGGGTGGACTGGACCGTGGACCCCACCCGCGCCGCGCTCCTCGTGCACGACCTCCAGAACTACTTCCTGTCCGCGTTCACCCCGAACGCGTCGCCGATCACCGAACTGCTCGCCAACGTCGCCCGCCTCAAGGACGACTGCGACCGACTCGGCGTACCCGTGGTCTACTCCGCGCAGCCCGGCGGTCAAACGGCCGAACAGCGCGGCCTGCAACAGGACTTCTGGGGACCCGGCCTGCCCGACGACCTGCACGCGGCGGCCGTCGCCGCACCGGTCGCGCCCGGCCCCGCCGACACCGTGCTGACCAAGTGGAAGTACAGCGCCTTCGTCCGCACCGAGTTGCGCCGCTGGATGCGCGACCTGCAACGCGACCAACTGATCATCGTCGGGGTGTACGCGCACATCGGCGTGACCACCACCGCGTGCGACGCGTGGATGCAGGACATCCAGACGTTCGTGGTGGCCGACGCGGTGGCCGACTTCACCTCGGACAACCACCGCATGGCCCTGTCCTGGGCCGCCGCGAACTGCGCGGTGGTCACCGATACCGAATCACTCTTCGCGGGAAAGTAG
- a CDS encoding phosphopantetheine-binding protein, whose amino-acid sequence MALTLELIRTDVADILGEDPADIPDDENLVDYGLDSVRVMALVERWTRDHGVSVDFADLAERPTLEGWSQLLAPRP is encoded by the coding sequence ATGGCCCTGACCCTCGAACTGATCCGCACCGATGTGGCCGACATCCTCGGCGAGGACCCGGCGGACATCCCCGACGACGAGAACCTGGTCGACTACGGCCTGGACTCGGTCCGGGTGATGGCGCTGGTCGAGCGCTGGACCCGCGACCACGGGGTGAGCGTGGACTTCGCCGACCTGGCGGAGCGGCCGACACTGGAGGGGTGGTCGCAACTGCTCGCGCCGAGGCCGTAG
- a CDS encoding serine hydrolase domain-containing protein, giving the protein MTAPNRTRGRLPRPTALALGIALTLTTAGPGAAAASADSSADPPPASRLQRDTDAIHAAGAIGVTVHYTARPTPGGPATVRTARSGEAELHTGRPPAPNGHYRTGSTTKTFVATVALQLVAEGRLRLDAPIETWLPGVVRANGNDGRRITLRHLLQHTSGIPGYTALPAAVPALYSASGYRENRFRHYRAEELVAAALTLPSRFEPGSSWAYSNTNYLLVGLIIRQVTGRSWGEEVQDRIIRPLGLQDTRVPGDDPYLPRPHARAQHTFAGDTRPTDTTVLNHTVADASGAIHGTPSDIDRFFVALLSGRLLGPAELAEMRRTHPIPDEPGRGYGLGLESTESSCGGRYWHHGGDDLGFSSENGVTADGRRAVLVVRNGVDANDEAGGARVDAATRALIDHALCAPDPRHP; this is encoded by the coding sequence ATGACCGCGCCGAACCGGACCCGCGGCAGGTTGCCACGCCCGACGGCCCTGGCCCTGGGCATCGCCCTGACCCTGACGACGGCCGGCCCGGGCGCGGCGGCGGCGAGCGCCGACTCCTCCGCCGACCCTCCCCCGGCCTCCCGCCTCCAGCGCGACACCGACGCGATCCACGCGGCCGGTGCGATCGGCGTCACCGTGCACTACACGGCTCGCCCGACGCCCGGCGGCCCCGCCACCGTCCGTACCGCTCGCAGCGGCGAGGCCGAACTGCACACCGGCCGGCCGCCGGCCCCGAACGGTCACTACCGCACCGGCAGTACGACCAAGACCTTCGTCGCCACCGTCGCCCTCCAACTGGTCGCCGAGGGCCGGCTGCGACTCGACGCCCCGATCGAGACCTGGCTCCCGGGCGTGGTGCGCGCCAACGGCAACGACGGCCGCCGCATCACGCTGCGCCATCTGCTCCAACACACCAGCGGCATTCCCGGCTACACCGCGCTGCCCGCCGCCGTACCCGCCCTGTACTCGGCGTCCGGCTACCGGGAGAACCGCTTCCGGCACTATCGGGCCGAGGAGTTGGTCGCCGCCGCGCTGACCCTGCCGAGCCGCTTCGAGCCGGGGAGTTCGTGGGCGTACTCGAACACCAACTACCTGCTGGTGGGCCTGATCATCCGGCAGGTCACCGGACGCTCGTGGGGCGAGGAGGTACAGGATCGGATCATCCGCCCCCTCGGCCTGCAGGACACCCGCGTCCCGGGCGACGATCCGTACCTGCCGCGGCCGCACGCGCGGGCGCAGCACACCTTCGCGGGCGACACCCGCCCGACCGACACGACCGTGCTCAACCACACCGTCGCCGACGCGTCGGGCGCCATCCACGGCACGCCGAGCGACATCGACCGGTTCTTCGTCGCGTTGTTGTCCGGCCGGCTGCTCGGCCCCGCCGAGTTGGCCGAGATGCGGCGCACCCACCCGATCCCCGACGAGCCCGGACGCGGTTACGGGCTGGGCCTGGAGAGCACCGAGTCGAGCTGCGGCGGCCGGTACTGGCACCACGGCGGCGACGACCTGGGCTTCTCCAGCGAGAACGGCGTCACCGCCGACGGGCGCCGCGCGGTCCTGGTGGTGCGCAACGGCGTCGACGCGAACGACGAGGCGGGCGGCGCACGGGTGGACGCGGCGACCAGGGCGCTGATCGACCACGCCCTGTGCGCCCCGGATCCACGCCACCCGTGA